The Candidatus Limnocylindrales bacterium genome has a segment encoding these proteins:
- a CDS encoding sulfurtransferase TusA family protein codes for MQADATLDTLGLLCPIPIIKTAKKFKSMQVGQILEVLSDDEGIKVDMPNWCKSTGHEFLGIEEEVEGEYKVYVRKLVES; via the coding sequence ATGCAGGCAGATGCTACGCTGGATACGTTAGGCCTCCTGTGTCCTATTCCCATCATCAAAACGGCAAAAAAATTTAAGAGTATGCAGGTGGGACAGATTCTGGAAGTTCTTTCCGATGATGAAGGGATTAAAGTAGATATGCCCAATTGGTGTAAGAGTACCGGTCATGAATTTTTAGGAATCGAAGAGGAGGTCGAAGGGGAGTATAAAGTTTACGTAAGGAAATTAGTCGAGTCATGA